In one window of Allochromatium tepidum DNA:
- a CDS encoding VWA domain-containing protein: MQLNLGQRVALPEVVSSTNLEVGIDLQGIAVDVSCFGVDAAGRLADERYMTFFNQPRTPCGGVQLGSPAGFGAGFRLTLDQLPASIDRLVFVAAIDGAGTMRQLTAGRVCLIEQGQIRATFALRGSDFADERALMLAEIYRKGGVWRMSATGQGFNGGLDALVLHFGGEVAEPAPATPPPEPARLSLDKRVEQQAPQLVSLVKTARLSLEKQGLQGLRARVGLVLDASGSMGRQYKNGRVQELLDRVLPLALHFDDDGSLDVWAFDTTPKPLDPATLDNIGDYIDTVRGGWKKWYGGANDEPRVMREVIDHYRRDPQAPPAYVLFVSDGGVHRNREITNLMREAAQYPIFWQFMGLGGRNYGILEKLDTMSGRVVDNCGFFAIDDLHDLTDAQLYDRLLQEFPDWLKAARGKGIIR; the protein is encoded by the coding sequence ATGCAGTTGAACCTTGGTCAGCGCGTGGCATTGCCGGAGGTGGTGTCCTCGACGAACCTTGAGGTCGGTATCGACCTTCAGGGGATCGCGGTCGACGTCTCCTGCTTCGGTGTCGATGCCGCCGGGCGGCTCGCCGATGAGCGCTACATGACCTTCTTCAACCAACCACGGACGCCCTGCGGCGGCGTGCAGCTCGGGAGTCCGGCCGGTTTCGGGGCGGGCTTCCGGCTTACGCTCGATCAGCTACCGGCCAGCATCGATCGTCTGGTCTTCGTGGCCGCGATCGACGGAGCCGGGACCATGCGGCAACTCACCGCCGGGCGCGTGTGCCTGATCGAGCAGGGACAGATCAGGGCCACCTTCGCGCTGCGCGGCAGCGACTTCGCCGATGAGCGCGCCCTGATGCTCGCCGAGATCTATCGCAAGGGCGGGGTCTGGCGTATGAGCGCCACGGGGCAGGGGTTCAATGGCGGTCTGGATGCCCTGGTGCTTCACTTCGGCGGCGAGGTCGCCGAGCCGGCACCGGCCACGCCCCCGCCGGAACCGGCGCGACTGTCGCTGGACAAGCGCGTCGAGCAACAGGCGCCGCAACTGGTCAGTCTGGTCAAGACGGCGCGGCTGAGTCTGGAGAAGCAGGGCCTACAGGGATTGCGGGCGCGGGTCGGTCTGGTGCTCGATGCCAGCGGCTCAATGGGGCGTCAGTATAAAAACGGGCGCGTTCAGGAACTGCTCGACCGGGTGCTACCGCTGGCCCTGCACTTCGACGATGACGGCAGCCTCGATGTCTGGGCCTTCGACACCACGCCCAAGCCGCTCGATCCGGCGACCCTGGACAACATCGGCGACTACATCGACACCGTCCGGGGCGGCTGGAAGAAATGGTACGGCGGTGCCAACGACGAACCGCGCGTGATGCGGGAAGTCATCGACCACTACCGCCGCGATCCCCAGGCACCGCCGGCCTATGTGCTGTTCGTCAGCGATGGCGGCGTCCACCGGAACCGCGAGATCACCAACCTCATGCGCGAAGCCGCGCAGTATCCGATCTTCTGGCAGTTCATGGGACTCGGGGGCCGCAACTACGGCATCCTGGAAAAGCTCGACACCATGAGCGGGCGCGTGGTGGACAACTGCGGGTTCTTCGCCATCGACGATCTGCATGACCTGACCGACGCCCAGCTCTATGACCGGTTGCTTCAGGAGTTCCCCGACTGGCTGAAGGCGGCGCGGGGCAAGGGGATCATCCGCTGA
- the trfA gene encoding plasmid replication initiator TrfA: MARRPQTLPESPSGPNTAPEQSPAHDPSTAPSKPTGRAKESMLGTLARLEALSAERAKKRQLEETAKILQLPLPIWPDQVRGVPNVALRSALFGAIKRGPRRYMDRELVTSLDGYEVRYTGPRLDQADLDVWEQCLHLARQGGVGCRIHFTAHSFLKNIHRSTGGKDVEWLKSAFSRLASAVIEAKHGKFAYFGPMIQHGGRDDETGEYCIEMNPAIVALYGPDGWSQIDWQQRQQLKRQPLAQWLHGFYSTHAQPFPLKVKTLHQLSGSENGALFDFRRQLRLALDKVSEATGWTWRIDENDLVLIFKTPTPSQAKHLARRSKKKD, encoded by the coding sequence ATGGCTCGCCGACCTCAGACCCTGCCGGAGTCTCCATCCGGCCCCAACACAGCCCCGGAGCAGTCGCCGGCCCATGACCCGTCGACGGCGCCGAGCAAGCCGACAGGACGCGCGAAAGAGTCGATGCTGGGCACGCTTGCGCGACTCGAAGCCCTCAGCGCCGAGCGCGCCAAGAAGCGCCAATTGGAAGAGACGGCCAAGATCCTCCAGTTGCCGCTACCGATCTGGCCGGATCAGGTTCGGGGTGTGCCGAATGTGGCGCTGCGTTCAGCATTGTTCGGAGCGATCAAGCGTGGCCCAAGGCGCTACATGGATCGCGAACTCGTCACCAGTCTCGACGGCTACGAGGTGCGCTACACCGGCCCCCGGCTCGATCAAGCCGACCTGGATGTCTGGGAACAATGCCTGCACCTTGCACGTCAGGGCGGTGTCGGCTGTCGTATCCATTTCACCGCACACAGCTTTCTCAAAAACATCCATCGCTCGACGGGAGGAAAAGACGTCGAATGGCTCAAGAGCGCCTTCAGCCGTCTAGCCTCTGCGGTCATCGAAGCCAAGCACGGCAAGTTCGCCTACTTCGGTCCCATGATCCAGCACGGCGGACGCGATGACGAGACCGGGGAATACTGCATCGAAATGAACCCAGCCATCGTGGCGCTCTACGGCCCGGATGGCTGGAGTCAGATCGACTGGCAGCAACGTCAGCAGCTCAAGCGGCAGCCGCTGGCTCAGTGGCTCCACGGCTTCTACTCAACCCACGCCCAGCCCTTCCCGCTCAAGGTCAAGACCCTGCATCAGCTCTCGGGGAGCGAGAACGGAGCATTGTTCGACTTCCGCCGTCAACTCCGCTTGGCCTTGGACAAGGTTTCCGAGGCAACAGGTTGGACGTGGCGTATCGACGAAAACGACCTCGTTCTCATCTTCAAGACGCCAACGCCAAGTCAGGCAAAACATCTCGCCCGACGCTCGAAGAAGAAAGACTGA
- a CDS encoding excalibur calcium-binding domain-containing protein, with protein sequence MNVQIDPFCPAVKPALGGGAVAGSAPSEPAPVAKTESTSRTTAACGSKRTCKEMSSCTEAMHHLNNCGLSRLDGDGDGVPCEALCR encoded by the coding sequence GTGAATGTCCAGATCGATCCGTTTTGCCCTGCCGTTAAGCCCGCATTGGGCGGCGGGGCCGTGGCCGGATCGGCACCGAGCGAGCCGGCACCCGTGGCGAAGACCGAGTCGACCAGCCGGACAACGGCTGCTTGCGGAAGCAAGCGTACCTGCAAGGAGATGAGCAGTTGCACCGAGGCGATGCACCACCTCAACAACTGCGGACTGAGCCGTCTCGATGGGGACGGCGATGGCGTGCCGTGCGAGGCGCTCTGTCGCTGA
- a CDS encoding IS1595 family transposase, whose amino-acid sequence MPQNTIQFQKGLSLPEFLQNYGTEDQCKQALEQWRWPQGFVCPSCGHAGEPVRLRTRALLQCRHCHHQTSLIAGTIFEATKLPLTTWFSAMFLLTQQKNGISALELKRHLGVSYLTAWRVKHKLLQVMKERDDQTPLSGVIEVDDAYWGGEHHGGKRGRGSPNKVPFIAALSCDEDNHPIGLRLGKVAGFRKTEVERFAKRHFDPSALIRTDGLSCFSVIAAAGFEHQPIVTGGGHPSMEIPEFQWLNTVLGNVKNSLQGSYHHLSGKHLPRHLAEFCDRFNRRFDLAAMLPRLGKAAVRTPPMPHRLLKLAELC is encoded by the coding sequence ATGCCTCAGAACACGATTCAGTTTCAGAAAGGCTTGAGTTTGCCGGAGTTTCTCCAGAACTACGGAACCGAGGACCAGTGCAAACAGGCCCTTGAACAGTGGCGTTGGCCGCAAGGCTTCGTCTGCCCGAGCTGCGGACACGCGGGTGAGCCGGTGCGCTTGCGCACGCGGGCGCTGTTGCAGTGTCGCCACTGTCATCATCAAACCTCACTGATCGCCGGAACGATCTTTGAGGCGACCAAGTTGCCGCTGACGACCTGGTTTTCGGCGATGTTTCTGCTGACACAGCAGAAAAACGGGATCTCGGCCCTGGAGCTCAAACGGCATCTGGGCGTGTCCTATTTGACGGCGTGGCGGGTTAAGCACAAATTGTTGCAAGTCATGAAAGAGCGCGACGATCAAACGCCGCTCAGCGGCGTCATCGAGGTCGACGACGCCTACTGGGGCGGCGAGCACCACGGGGGCAAGCGCGGGCGCGGCTCACCGAACAAGGTTCCATTCATCGCCGCGCTCTCGTGCGACGAGGACAACCACCCCATCGGCCTGCGCTTGGGTAAAGTCGCCGGCTTCCGCAAAACCGAGGTCGAACGCTTCGCCAAGCGCCACTTTGACCCCAGCGCCCTCATCCGCACGGATGGATTGTCCTGCTTCAGCGTCATCGCCGCGGCCGGATTCGAGCACCAGCCGATCGTCACCGGCGGCGGCCACCCCAGCATGGAGATTCCTGAGTTCCAGTGGCTCAATACCGTGCTGGGCAACGTCAAAAACAGCCTGCAAGGCTCCTACCATCATCTCAGCGGCAAGCATCTGCCGCGCCACCTCGCCGAGTTCTGCGATCGCTTCAATCGCCGCTTCGACCTCGCCGCCATGCTGCCGCGCTTGGGCAAAGCCGCGGTGCGTACACCCCCAATGCCGCATCGCCTCCTCAAACTAGCTGAGCTATGTTAA
- the cas1 gene encoding CRISPR-associated endonuclease Cas1 yields the protein MNAQLLLVIDHRDTQRTLDGGALRLVTPGAQPRPIPLGVLGLVVVHGRALVGCAVRRAPAERGIPAVMQPGRGRGACAWMGPALGSTGVWRAAQHRAAERVERRLMSARDLIAAKLPAQARVIERLPVASDPPETRIAVRRQQDPALARLGQASSTTAVMGLEGSAAAAWFRRLTLWLSSKWGFQGRTRRPPRDPVNALLSLGYTLLGGEMPAVIQQQGLDPARGLLHELVPGRESLVLDLIEPLRPSVDLVVLGMPDRLLTPEDFTNSPEDGCRLSKEARGRFYQAWAQARQDWPDLQATLEDERAGTVVSLTQLCRRQTEVLRQVLKPVMTGQCNQGDEFRLEF from the coding sequence ATGAACGCCCAACTGCTGCTCGTCATCGACCACCGCGACACGCAACGGACGCTCGACGGCGGAGCCTTGCGCCTGGTCACGCCCGGCGCCCAACCGCGCCCTATCCCGCTCGGCGTGCTCGGGCTGGTGGTGGTGCATGGACGCGCCCTGGTCGGGTGCGCTGTCCGGCGGGCGCCGGCCGAGCGCGGGATTCCGGCCGTGATGCAACCGGGACGCGGGCGTGGGGCCTGTGCCTGGATGGGGCCGGCGTTGGGGTCGACGGGCGTCTGGCGCGCAGCCCAGCATCGGGCGGCTGAACGGGTCGAGCGGCGTCTGATGTCGGCGCGGGATCTGATCGCCGCCAAGCTCCCGGCGCAGGCGCGCGTCATCGAGCGCTTGCCCGTGGCGTCGGACCCGCCCGAGACTCGGATCGCGGTGCGTCGTCAGCAAGATCCGGCGCTTGCCCGACTGGGTCAGGCATCCAGCACGACAGCGGTCATGGGACTCGAAGGTTCGGCGGCCGCCGCCTGGTTCCGCCGGCTGACCCTGTGGCTGTCGTCGAAGTGGGGATTCCAGGGGCGCACTCGCCGTCCGCCCCGTGATCCGGTCAATGCACTGCTTTCGCTTGGGTACACCCTGCTCGGCGGGGAGATGCCGGCGGTCATTCAGCAACAGGGGCTGGATCCGGCGCGCGGACTGCTGCATGAACTGGTTCCGGGACGCGAATCCCTGGTGCTCGATCTGATCGAACCCCTACGTCCATCCGTCGATCTGGTGGTACTCGGGATGCCGGATCGTCTGCTCACGCCCGAGGATTTCACCAACAGCCCCGAGGATGGATGCCGGTTGTCGAAGGAGGCGCGCGGGCGCTTCTATCAGGCCTGGGCACAGGCACGGCAGGACTGGCCCGATTTGCAGGCGACGTTGGAGGATGAACGCGCAGGCACCGTGGTCAGTCTCACACAACTGTGCCGCCGTCAGACCGAAGTCTTGCGTCAGGTACTCAAGCCGGTTATGACCGGTCAATGCAACCAGGGCGATGAATTCAGATTGGAGTTCTGA
- a CDS encoding DUF4124 domain-containing protein: MRRFVLIAPLTLLAAYRCQDAKGRVTFSDEPCGPAAEIVELEVHRPSAAQRREAQRRADDAVAITDEIMRQRTRQRALAREAEIRFHEERRLQAEREQAEREAERSRTAGARTLVSDRRPPPPMGPPSKTPPPAHGIKPPKRDRPDLKPPPKRPPKPRPLHPPRP, encoded by the coding sequence ATGCGCCGCTTCGTGCTCATCGCCCCACTGACCCTGCTCGCCGCCTATCGCTGCCAGGACGCCAAAGGCCGCGTGACCTTCTCAGACGAGCCGTGCGGTCCGGCTGCCGAGATCGTCGAGCTGGAGGTCCACCGCCCGAGCGCCGCGCAACGGCGCGAGGCCCAACGTCGGGCGGATGACGCCGTCGCCATCACCGATGAGATCATGCGGCAGCGCACCCGGCAACGCGCCTTGGCACGCGAGGCCGAGATTCGGTTTCACGAGGAACGGCGGCTTCAGGCCGAGCGCGAGCAGGCCGAGAGAGAGGCCGAGCGCTCGCGCACAGCAGGCGCACGCACGCTCGTCAGCGATCGGCGTCCGCCGCCACCGATGGGACCGCCTTCCAAGACCCCGCCGCCTGCGCACGGCATCAAGCCACCCAAGCGTGATCGCCCGGATCTGAAGCCGCCACCGAAGCGACCGCCGAAACCACGGCCACTACACCCGCCGCGGCCCTGA